The Arachis hypogaea cultivar Tifrunner chromosome 14, arahy.Tifrunner.gnm2.J5K5, whole genome shotgun sequence DNA window aaaggaaggaaaaactTAGTTATATATTTTGACTGATATTGTGCAATTatctttttttctcttaaaaGAGTTTTCATGTCTTCATCATTTCATTCTATTTTAGGATAGCTGATATGAATTATTCTATttataagaaagagagagattaAAAAGTGAGTATCAACTTCTGTCGTGAGAAATGCAAGAGAGTTAGGATGTGAGAATATCTAGAAAAAGTCATGAGGTGTTTGAGAACTTTGTTTTGTGTTTGGTTTAAATTGATATTTGTAACTTGAATTCGTTTATAGTGAAAAATTCTACCATTTATTGTTGTGGAGACTGGATGTATATCTCACTTTTGGAATCGAACTAGAACATAttataatcttttttattatagCTTTCAtctaaaatatcattaaaattgtCATTTGCATATCTTTCCAAAAATCTTGTGAAATTGTAAACACTAGcagattttttttaacaaatgaaGATGCATTCAGAATGTAATTATGTTACAAATAtgatagtaacaaaataaaaaggattatAGAAATATATTTCATGTCGTAAAATCATTGAatagggattataggaatatctttcattgaatatttatagtttcatcgaattttcaattaggtccctatacttttttttcttttcaattgggttcctaagggtatacaagtaatttcataatttactaacatttctttgacgtttaacgttaacaaggactaaattgaaaaaaaaattaatgtataaggactcaattgaaaagaaaaaaagtatagggacctaattaaaaattcggtgaaactatagggatctgcagagtaattaaaccttttttttatGAAGTCCTTAATAACTCtagttttaaattatttgatttcTCAATGAGACCTAATTTTTCATGAATTATATTTGGTTGGGTTCGTGGAATGAAATAGTGTAAGTGAACTTATGTATTAAGGTACTAATTTGATAATACAATGATGCTTTGAATTAGTTTTTTCTAGGATTGGAAAGATATTAGCTATCTTAATGCGATAATATAGAATTCTTGTGAACTTTGTTGCTTCTAAATTAAAAGTGGGaatcaatattaaaataacttGAGAATTTATTTGGATAATCATAACATAACATATAAAGactattttgataaattttctaTCAAGTTTGGATTTTTTATTAGAAGATTGGTAGTTTGAAATGCTTGTGCTCTGGTAACAAAGTTGTTTCTATTTTCATTATTcgtattattgattatttttgttacatCTTTTTTACAGAtacaatttttcattttttattatgataTACGATATTATTGTTGAATCTTTTATCTCTACCCATTAGAATAGGTTGTTGCCTAtaaattgttattgttgttattgctaTTCAAGTCATCATTGTGTGTTATCGATATTATTATTGTCAGTAAACAATAAATTCTTGCATATTGATataattaagattcaattttctatTCAACAGTGACTTGGTAATGTTTTGTCTGGTTTTCTAGTACCCTTCTCTTTTGTCTCATTGTTATTATCATCGGTCTCTTACATAACATATTTTTTCAATTCAGTACATCCTGCATGATATTTTAGGTGcctttaatatatacatatacatatacatatatatatatacatatacatatatatatatatatatatatatatatatatatatatatatatctcatgACAATTTTATAGGTGGTGTTCTAAATTTATTTGATTGATTTAGTTTTGTTATTTGTAGTAGTTAGTTGTGAGTAGTGGTGCTGTTTTGTGATTAGACTTATGAGTTTCTTGATTTGTATGTAGCTGTTGTTGTTGTGCTTGCTAGACTCGCTTTTGGGTTGAAAATGAGTAAGAgatccagaaaaaaaaaattcatgatattatatttttcaaaataaggcAAGAATTTGagggatatatttttttatatttagatttaaaaaaattaattatgactattatgattattatttcatgttaataaaagatattttcttGAAAAGATAGCTtttaaattactaatattttttttctggTATTCAATTCTATTGGtggatcaaaaaaaaaaaaaaaagaaagaagagaacacaCACAAAGATAATAGCATTGTGGATGTGATTAAAAATATCAGTATGTGTGAATAGAGATGCACAttaagatgaagatgaagattcaTGGCTACAAGTTTGACGtccaaatttattaatttttacattGTATTAGTCTTTGCTACCAACATCATATATATAATTGAGTTTGTCTTTAGTTCATGAATTTTAAGTCTAGTTAACTATTTATGaagataaagttttttttttttggtattttatcttataaaaaaaatatgatctcATACTAATTTCATAAAATTCCTTTGCTAAGTGCTTGGATTATGTTGAAAGCTAAATTATTTCTGAAGatttaggcaaaaaaaaaaaagcaaaaaaaaaagcaaaaagcaattaatttattataactaATATTAGTTGTGTTAATTGTAATCATgtcaaattttagttttaatttcattatctTACATGTGCATTATTGGTAAATTAAGTTaggaaaagtatgaggagacAATAGCTTTATTGTACAATGCATACAATGGGgtttaattgtaattaaaattaaattatgggtcattatttaattttgaattctttctaatttgaaatttgaattaaattaggATTAGCCTCAGTTATAGAATCAAACCTACGAAACCCTCTTTTAAGACGGCGTGACCTCCATTAATAACGAACTGCCGTCTGCATCTGTTTCAACCACACAGCACAGGTCACCGGCAAGCACTGCGTCCCGTTGTTCTGTTTCTACCGCCCTTTCGGATCGCACAGTCCACCGCCCAGCACGGCCCTCTCGTCCGCACATTACGAAGCCGGTTTGCCTTCTTCGAAATGTTGACATCGCAAGACGAACGTGTTTCAAGCGAGGGTCTTCCTTCATGCACACCACCGAGCCGAAATTCATTAATGGAGTGCGATATGGTTGAACTGCTAGTTTGTGTTCCATCTGAGGTTGCAGAGAATTTATCAAATCAACAGGAAAACTTATACAGCGATGTCATCATCCACGGTCAGAAGTCGAACAAGGTGAGCAATGTCGATCAACAATTTCTGCCACGAATGGTTATTTTTTGGTTAACTTATATTTTTAGTCACAATGAAAATGTGGTGTTTGTTAGTATGTTTAATGGAATATCCAAATGTGATCGATGAGTTGAGATTCAACTAAATTGTGATTGTTTTATAATGAATGGTATGATTATATTCATGGAGGATTtgcttaaattaattaataatttcatGCTTATATGATTATATGCAGGAAGTATATTTTATGTATGTATTTGTAGATGAATGTATGCTGCCTTCATGTTATATGTCATTTTATATGCTAACCTTACATGATGGTCATTCAATGAATTAAAAAGCAACCATAGAGTGATGCAGTGGTTGAAATCGTTGTCTGAATTAAAATGTATGCTTATTGTATTTGCAGCATATTAATCATGGAATGCTTATATGAGTGTTTTATAATGGCTAAAGTATCCTTATATGCTCTTTGCATGTGTGTTATTTATATGCTCATATGCTTTCTGCATATTATTTGGTATACCTACATGCCTCCtgcatattattttattatttttcatgcttATGAGTTTATATGCTTATTTGTATAAGTGGTTTATAATGACTTCAacataaaagaagaaataaaaaccaCACATGATATGAAGGTACTCATGGAAGTTGCATCAAGGTACTCAATTAATTTGCTTACTCAGCAATTACAAACAGGCTAATATGTGAGATTATGATATGGCATATCCCAAGATAAATGTAACTGACAAATAAATATCATGCTTGACAGTTTTGTCGGATCTGCAATTTGTAATACTCCCTCTGGTGTACAATATCCATGACTTAAGTAGATAAATTTTTGCCTAAATTTGGAACAGATTTAGATACTTCACCCAAATAATGAAAATTCTTTGCATGAGGCCCTTCCTGTTGCATACTAAATTACTTTATTTGCTATTTATTCAGGTTAAGTCATGGAATGGAGAATCTAAGTTGTTAAATTCTAATAAACAAATGTTGATGTGGTTCATTTATATTTGTGTATTTCATTTATATTTGTGTATCTCTCTCATTTACTAATTGTTTATCTaattagttttcatgattttgtTTGGGTGTTTATTTCGTGATTATAGGCCATGCCACTATTGGATGTTACTGAGGTTGGAAGTGAAGAGATGGTTCTTGGTTACGAGGTTTGGATTCTAGTTTTATCCTGTATTCTAATGCTTGGGACAGTAACCAGCCTCCCGTGTACATTGAATTCTTCGAAAAGTCAAAATAATCCATACTTCTAAAATTAAAACAACtagtttaaattaatttatgatcAAAGGATAAAAGAATAGTTGTTTATAATTTACTGAATTGGGGTGAATAGGTGGCATGACTTCATGTAAACATATAGGTTTTAAGATTGTATGCAGTTGTTCCAAGAGTGAGATTGAATAATTTACAGGAACCATTTAAATGTGACCGGAATGAACccttttgctttatttatttGAATGAATCGAATGCATAATGAGTATACATGACGGCTATTCTTTAACTTGGGAGTAAGGTTATTAACTGTATTACAAAATAACTTCATGCTATACTATATAGTCATTTGGTACGTAGTTTGTCATTTTAGATAGTCAATACACGGTTATCTTCAAACAGACACATGGGATGTTCATTTCTGTAGGTAATCGGATGTTCACTTTACTTGTTAACACGGATGGTTATTAATGGCCGCCTAGTTCTATGTGATAAATGCTACTTATGACTTAACTGACTATCGTGTTTTGAAAACGTTTTTTTTCTTAACACGTTCGTTTAGTGGGTATCTAGTCATCATAGGAATAAAAATGACGATGTGGTATTTTCAGAGTCAAACTGGATGTTCATTTCTGTATGATTTTGGATGTTCACTTTTCAAATATAAATGGATGTTCACTTTTCACATATAAATGGATGTTCACAATCACAGAACAAGGGATTGTTAGGTTTCAGATTCATCCACAAGATCACTTTTGCATCTATTAAAAAAGAATCACATTAAGTTGGCCCAAGGTCAAATTTTATGAGGGCAATGCTTCACTAATTCAACTCATTCAAACTAGGAAAATGAAAAATACTTATCCTTGAATAAATTCATAATCAAACAAATGTCCATAGTAGTAACTATCTGGATTGTTACTTTCGCAGAAAAAATGGATGTTCACTTTCATTGATTTGTATGTTTGTCATGCCTAAGAGAATGGCTAAAAACACATTCACAACAACTTAACTATAGTAAAATAGGGTCCACGGTTACATCCCACAAATTGCACAATAAAAACCAACGGCTATGTCCGGTTTATAAGCCAAACAAGCATATCCAACGATAATCAAAACATGCATGAGTATGCTACTGTTTTCTGCCCCTAGTCTTTCCCATAGTTGGTAACCCTTCAGCCCGTCGTGTCAACGTCCTCGTGCTAGGTGCCATGAATGGTCATGAAGACCAACCAACCAATACCTGTATAACACCCATAAACATAAAGAATTCCATCAGCATCAGTTTAATTGGTCCAATAGACCGGGTCAGTCAGTCACCAACAcaacaatcaataaaaaaaaatttctcactCGATTCAACAACATGGCAGCCCCATGAATTAATGTTTATAGCCAGGAACAGCGACGCGAATAGATATTAAATTAGCCAccaattttagttaaatttggTATCTGGTATCTCATATCAAAAGACAGTTTTCTTTTCATACATGAATTAGATTAGTTAAAAAAAAGCAAACCATGTaggaaataacaaattaaaaaaacaacAACCGATTCAATCCTCCAGTTGACCATTTAGTAAGactatttaaataaaagaaaaaaattaatcaagCATGGATAAATGCGACTATTCAAAACCAAACAACTGATTACCTACTAAAGTATCCATCCAaataaagcagcaaaaaaaaaaaactatcatgAACACCGAACATCATACCCTACTTAAGTAACCATCCAACTATAGTTGGTTAAAGTCGGTTCTAATTAACTCAGATCAGAACTCAATATTTCCGTCATACATGCATATGTTTACCAAACAAAAAAGAAATCACGTAGGGACATAAAAAAAACACCAGACATCAACCGATTCAATCCTCCATTTTCCCATACAGTACGCatctttaaattaaaagaaaaactataATGAAGCAAGCACTCGATCGACTATGATAACCAACCATCCGAATGCTTAATCAAGTAAGCCCCCAATTAAATCGGTAAAAATATATATCACGAAGACCAACCCTCCAATACGTGTATAACACCCATAAACATAACGAATTCCATCAGCACCAGTTTAATTGGTCCAATAGACCGGGTCAATCAGTTTCCAACACAACAATCATTCATGTAAAATACTATCACTCGATTCAACAACATGGCAGCCCCATAATCAATGTTTATAGCCAGGAACAACGACGCGAATAGATATTAAATTAGCAACCAATTTCAGTTGAAATTGGTTTCTGGTATCTCATATcaaaaaaacatttttcttttcataCATGAGTTAGTTTACTTAAAAAAAACAAATCATGTAGGAAGAAACAACATAAAAAACAAACAACCGATTCAATACTAAGTTGACCATATAGTAAGCAtattgaaataaaagaaaaaaattaatcaagCATGGATAAATGCGACTATGAAAACCAAACATCTGATTACCTACTAAAGTATCCATCCAAATAAAGCAGCAAAGGTCCACCTGGAAAAAATTGCTATTTAAACTAGATTAACAAATTTATTTCACTTTTTCCGCGCAAAAGTTATATCAACTGCAAGGATCTCAGACTACAACTAATATCTCATGCtcaaacatactaaaatcaagcaaataagCAACATATACTCTCTACGGAACAAAATGCAAGTTGAATAATGTATCATGAAAGGAGGAAACTAACCCACTTAACGTGGATGCTCGACGATGATATAGTTCTGATGTTCGTGTTGGTCCCAGTGAATAGTTCACGTCAGGCGGCGAAGCTGTTTAATCAATTGTAACAACCTTAGTGAACATCTATTTtctcatttttcaaaataataaaattcgatTTATTGTTTTTTCACTATGTAGATTCAAAAAACTAAGCATCTTAAACACTCTAAAAAACAAGTAGCAACTGCAATGAATAATggtgaaaagaagagaataacGCACTCACCGTGGATGGTCGAAGAGATTCTGGAACATGTCCGTTGACGAAACAATGATCACATATGCACCCGCCAACCGTGCACCGGTGATGCTTCCAGCGAGTGCGATCAGGTGCGGCGCTTGGGGGCAGCGACTCTAGTCGGCAGGGAGGGCCGGCCGTGCCAGCGACTAGGTCTGATCCCGAACATATGGTCTCCAACGCAGACGTGTTCCCGGAGATGCTGCAGGATGCGATTTAGACGGCTATGCGGCAGTGTGGGGTTTGATGAGCACCGAAGAGGAGGTAAATTGGGTAGAGTAACACGGTCACAGGAGGTGAATTGGGAGTGAATATCATTTAGAAATTGTAATTAGGTTAATTAGGTgtttattactattttcaaatATAATTGGACTAGATAAAAAGCCTATTgtacatattatatacatattgtacatattgtataaaAATACGAATAAACTTGTATGCTAATAATAAAAAAGGCGATAAGCATGCCTTGATCaaaggaagaataaaataaagactTAATAGCAGAGGCTTAATAATTCaaggttaaaaaataaaagaaaaaaaacttaggATAATATCCAAACAGGAGGACAAAAAAATTTCACATCTGTTAACAATTTTTTGAAACTCCCATCTTCCAAATTGAAGATACCAATGTCGTGAGGCTCAGCAAGGTATGGTGAGTGAGCGATACGCATGTTATCTGTAAAGTAGATTTGATTTCCTTTGCTCGACAACATTTGAACAGAAGAATTGAGACCAATTACTAATATGTAATTTCCCAAATCATATATTCTTGACCatgctttttcatttttcttcaattcaTAGACATAGAATTTGACGGTCTCCACAACCTTGCAACGACGTCTTACACGTCTTATCAACATCAATAAACTTCCATTAGCACATCCAATCAGATAGTAACACTTGAAGCATCCTGTATCCGATGGAGGTGGTGCGGCTTCATAAATTCTTCCCATTGGTCCTGATTTATTTTTGGTATCAAATTCGTATAGTTGGCCTTCATAATCTACTGcatatattttttcttgaaaaaatatGACATCGCACATGGGTCTTGTTGAAAATCTAAGCCATCTCTTGTCATTGGGCTTGTAAAAGGCTAAGTTACTATCACATCCATATATGACCACAGCCATAAAATCATTGTTATTGTCATTTGTAGGAGCCGAGTTTATAATAGCTTTCCAAATTTGGGTTTTATGCATAGGAATAGTATTTCGAGTGATAATTTTGCCAATATTAATACATTCATTCTCATTAATATCAATTACATTGGAGAGAGTTGAGATTGGAGAAAGATCTAAGTGAACCTTTGTAAACGGGTTTAACATTTTTATCGTACCTTCATATACCATTACGATTATCAACCATCCATGACAAGAACCACATATGCTGTTGTCTTGCAGCTCCCATGCCATGAAATGATAAATTCCCTCCTCTTCAAGACCATCTGTGTCAAGAGTTTCTTCGTCAATGGTAGGTAATTGCATGATCTGGTAGATGTCCTCCTCTTCAAGAGAACGAACTTCTTCAAAAGATTTTTTAGCAGCACCACCACCAATAGGTAGTAACAGCCACGGAACTTTGTTGCCAGTGGGGATCTTTGGAAGTTTCAAGTTCCATTGCTTACAAACCAATCGTAATTGAAGGTAGTCATTGTCATATGAATAAAACCGCTGTGTAACTTCGTTTAACAAATCTTGATGAATGTTTGACCATCGATCAACCTCACTCATTGCAAATTGCAAATTTCAGATGAACTCAAACTGATCATAGAAGGAATGGAGAAGACTAGTCAAAAGTCATGGTTATTATATTTAAAGATGAAATATGATTTGGCACGTTTTAAATTAAGCATGGGTAGTTAGttatcatatttttcaaaatttaaactgaTTTTTTCCTTAAAAGAATTTAGAATACGAGGATAATCCAAGGAATCTTTACATTGCATTATTAACAACGTGATATTACTGTTGCGAACTTACAGTACGAGATATGGGCAACGAGTAGAATCGGAGTTTGTTGGTGGTACTGATTTTGTTTAAAGGTGATTGCTATACGATCTAAAAGATAatgtctaatttattaaaaaaaattaatatttgattttaaaaatataaaaataaataatttttaaatattaaaaatttatacaaaaaataaGTTGAACAAAAATTAGACATTAAATTATaggtatcataaaatttatttcattttaaaaGTAACGATCCATCCAATTGGATcgaaaatataatattataatttattatgatttaaattatattagattgaattgatttatttttttcaaattcagattttaattttatttttttaaaaccgaATAAATCAACCCACTTAAAGTTTAAgtccaattcaatttgattttaataCAATTTGCATTGAACCGATTTATTCGattttgaccaaaaaaaaaagatgtaaaattttttaattacgaaatctttaaaatttagaatggatgcaattttttaatttttatttttcaaaatcaaataaacctatttttactttcaaaattaattcagacgacaataaaaacattttttgtttctttttcatacttattCCAATTTGCTTACATTATAAAACTAGAAAAAGTTACACATATCTTATACTATAAAACGAGGTATGTATAAATTATTAACATTTTATAATACAATGAGATAAGATACAAATAGAGATCACAATGAGGCGGATATTTTCACTATCTAATTATAGTTTGCTTTATTGTATTCTATATAGACTCTATTACTATTCATGAATGGCAAAAATTTATAAACGAATTTGTTCTTGTAACTTCTTAaactatttttttcttatatatatagttaatattaaaattgtCTACTAAAATTATATTTAGTGTTTTAGTTTGattccaaaattttattttactcaaTTTAATTTTGTAACTTAGTATTTGTTGTTGGAAATTTTTTTGATTCTTTAATTCTAAGATCATTCATACAttgttaaatcattaagaaagaaATATTTGAATGCGGAAGCAAACCTGAATTCGTGAGTACAATCAAGAGAGTTTGATTGTTTGATTTTCTTTAATCAAAGCCTTCTGTATTTCTGATAGGATTGAATCACAACTCCGATGGAAAAAGAACTGCAGAGGTGGCTTTGATATGTTAGAGACCAAAACATTGAagttactatttatatttgagtgtgacatccatctatctattctattacataaaaattgaatttttgtatttaatgatGGGGCTAACGTGGcatgcttttgagagtgttttccgatatatttcttttaattctgtaaaacaaatcaattataactaattaatgatatcaattaattaatttgattagacattcaaatctcacaatttattataatttatataaattgattaattataattaattatatcaattaattaatttagttaattatattaattatttgatttggttttattagaataaatattacattattttagtaaataataaatatgataacaaaatacatgaattaatttaattagtttattttttcagTGTCATCTATTTATACgagattataatatattttttacccATTCGTCATCTTttgtctctttttctttttttctcttgtgttttagggtacaatttttataatttatttaatttttattttttttacctctacttaaacattttatttttttatattttttaaagatttttgtctATTTTAGTTGCTCAttattagttgcatattttttttcttctagcttttgattaataaaaaagatgtgtcttttttacggtattttttaataatcttactataattttgttttgtaatattctattttgtcatgtgtacttcatgtgtttaaggagttgacttaaagttataatatgatatataaaattatagtatGATTTACAGTATGCTAAAATATTAGGATATTATCGTATCGATATTTTTGGATTTGTCCATTAAATTCAATCATATAGGATCATAAAAATTATGtaattatgtaattatttattttttcatataattattgtattggttatttatattagttagactatttttattattaatatttatgaatATACTATTATCTGTATAATTAATTGAATCATCTTattcatttaaatttaatttcattGAATTCAAAGTATCatcgctatttctatttttaaagatttttttcaatattatttaacaattataataacataataatagtttaaaaaagaaaatagggcaaaaagaataaatttatttaataaatttttcagaatatatatatttcttctttatagaTAATTATTGTAAGGCATCAAAAACTCTAACaattattaagaataaataatcgTTATCAAAATAATACCAATTTAAATGATATATAAATAAACCATGCCAAACATAACGTACAACTTAAAAAGGATTACTTATGAAAGAATATAGtttataacatttatttttttttactatttatttcaaaaaaaatcataatcacttaacaatctttatttttttaaattcactatatatatatatatatgcaattttacttttttttgataaaattctACTTGTGATGCTAATTCTTCTAATGATGTAAATGCGGATAATtattgttcttgtatggatacctggaggGAGAGCTCGGTCTCTGGGAATCGACGCCGAGTTGTTATTTTCGGTGCCGACCTTTGAGCTTTGTGGTAATCCGAGCTTTACTCCAAGAGGATGTCCAATCGCATAGAGCTTTGAGCAAGAAacagggggagtgtacctgcaaaggcactccgaagttTAAGTCAGTATTCTGTATTATTTGAACTTACTGAAGAAAATACTTTACCTTGCTTTATATGATGGACCTTTCGTCTGTTACGCTTTTGCCATTAAGATCGGTCTTAAAAATGGTGGATAACGTATCCGAGTTGTGTGCTGTTTGATCGTCGGTTATGATAGAAGTATTTATCTGgccgagttatagctcataaATGGACGAGCTATAACGGATGACGCCGAGTTATAGCTTGGAAATAACGATCATATCAAGTCTGATTGTAACGTAtaacgccgagttataacgtAAAGTGCTGAGTTATAGTGCATAATACCGAGTTATTGTATATAATGCCGAATTATGACATCAGATTTGTAACGGccgtatcatagcccccaagcttagcctgaCTATATTTTGataaagcaggttgagcttttttAGTTATAACTCGATGATTTGAGTTATAGGTATGGAGCCCCCAGATCAACTTACtttattaaaataatgaataatttgaaTTTCAGACATAATTTGAAGTTAACATG harbors:
- the LOC112743152 gene encoding putative F-box protein At5g55150, whose product is MSEVDRWSNIHQDLLNEVTQRFYSYDNDYLQLRLVCKQWNLKLPKIPTGNKVPWLLLPIGGGAAKKSFEEVRSLEEEDIYQIMQLPTIDEETLDTDGLEEEGIYHFMAWELQDNSICGSCHGWLIIVMVYEGTIKMLNPFTKVHLDLSPISTLSNVIDINENECINIGKIITRNTIPMHKTQIWKAIINSAPTNDNNNDFMAVVIYGCDSNLAFYKPNDKRWLRFSTRPMCDVIFFQEKIYAVDYEGQLYEFDTKNKSGPMGRIYEAAPPPSDTGCFKCYYLIGCANGSLLMLIRRVRRRCKVVETVKFYVYELKKNEKAWSRIYDLGNYILVIGLNSSVQMLSSKGNQIYFTDNMRIAHSPYLAEPHDIGIFNLEDGSFKKLLTDVKFFCPPVWILS